tggtcgccagccaatcgcagggcacatagagacaaacagtcgcactcataatcacacctaggggcaatttagagtgtccaattaatgttgcacggggagaacatgcaaactccacacagttggggccgggatcaaacctgggtcctcagaactgggagcccaacgctttaccacctgctCCACCGAGCCGCCCAGATTTCTtttaattggtcaaaatattgtttactcacaacaaataatgtatctttattcattctGCATCTCTGCCTTAAATCCTCATAACATCACCACATTGATGTTATTAGTTTGCCCGTGTATGGCATTTCCCATCTTtgacttgagatacaagtgttgTGTCAGACTAAACAGAAGAGAGAATTGCATCGCAAGTATTTACGACAAGCGCATAGCTTAGCTTTTTTGTTCGTTACCTTCATGCTGGTGCATAATTTTAATGCTAATCTTAATTAGCATTTATGTTACAGTGCTACAATCCTCAAAGCAGGggtgttaaactcatttttgtcgcagcccacattgtagttacggtttccctcaggggggcgttatgactgtgaaatcataaaaaaatctctgaccgcgtaatcatatttacacgtggaatttatgaagcagttttggaatcataaatcaagggaaggggtttttcaactattgttgctGTTCGGCAGCgcgaaaatgcttgcaatatctcaatattatcatttaggATTTGACGGGAAATTTTGGTGCTGAGTTTTAGCAAAAAAATCGTGGAAGTTGTTACGCGTGATTTGCCTCCACGGGCCAGATAAAATCACATGACggtccggatctggcccccgggccttgggtttgacacctgtgccttaaaGCAATGGATCAAACAAGTGCTACAGCAACATGTGGAAGACAATATAACAGCACGCACAgtcatgtattctttatcctctgcaaagagttGCTCGCATCAGTGCTGGACTCATGAATTGTGAGAAGTCTTTCATTCTTGTAGCGCCCCCCGGTGGGCAATGTAGGGACACCGGAAAGAGCAGAACGAtggccatctatccattttctttgccgcttatcctcagaagggccGGGGGGAGCCGCTCGATTGAAGCAGTGTGACAAaaatgggtatttttttttttaatcaataatattgaatattgtCCTATTTCACCCTGGGTGAACTTTTAACCACACTTGTCAATCACGCCGTCCCTGTGCACTGAGACTCAGTTTTTCATCTCTGCCTCCCTCCCGGCTTTATCCACCTGGCCCAAAGATGACGTCAACTGCTTGAGTTTTCCGAGAGAGAGCGAAAGGGAGAGCGAGTGAGAGTCTTCCCTCCTCCcgttcttcttttttcctcttgATACGATCAAAACAAGCGCTCCTCTTTGTCTCCCGCGTGTCCACCTGTGCGGGAATGCGCGCTCACCAGGGACGAAGCCGGAATAAGACGCCACGAGTGCATTATTGTCATCataaacgacaaaaaaaaatggatgttgatGTCAagagtgttttcaaattttacaatatttgttAGTACTCTTACACAATGGAATAAGTGCTGTATTTCAAAGCCTCCTACATTAGTTTGGTTATAATTTAGGCAGGGTTCACCAAACTATGTCATATGCAATTATATTATGAATAATttgctttattaaaaaaaaaaaaaggccagaaaTGCTCGTCTCATATATTAAACATGAAAACTGAACATTTAAAAGCGATAAATACACAGGTGACAGACTTCAGTTACCGCGCCACGCTGCTCGGAGCGCCTTTGATGATCACGGGATGTTATGGATTATTAATAAGCGCCGTTATAGACTGCTACGTGCGGTATGGAAGCTCGCAGGCAGTCGGGAGAGAGCTGGATTACAGCAGAGGCGCacgttgtctgtttttttttttttttttttgagaaaagagAACAACCTGATGCAGCAGTTTGACTCCCACGGAGAACTTGATGTACTCAAACATGCTGGCGATAATGGGGAAATGGCATTTATGAATACCGGAATGATGTTTTCAGTCctgatttatctttttttttttaacagtttgtaCCCAAAACCCTTTTTTGTTGCAGATAAATTGGTGGGCTTttctaaccatccatccatccatccatccaccgcttatcctcacaagggccgcggggagtgctggagcctatcccagctgtcaaggggcaggaggcagggtacaccctcaactggttgccagccaatcgcagacacacatggagacaaacaacagtcgcaatcacacctagggtcaatttggagtgtccaattaatgtcgcatgtttttgggatgtgggaggagtgccgggagaaaacccacacaggcacggggagaacatgcaaattccacacaggcgggtccgggatcgaacccggatcctcagaactgtgaggccaacgctttaccagctgatccaccgtaccgcctaAAATAGGGCATGTGATGCTGAATTTAAAGCGATGTCTCGTCACCTTCCATGACCCCCTTTGACCCCTGTATGGAGTACCAGAGCCCATATTGAGCATGCTTCCTTATCATGATGCAACTTTACATCCGACACAACAAGACCTTTTGTGGGAAGGATAGTTGGAtgcacaattttcttttttttttttttttgtggtatcaTAAtggtgatgggtttttttttttttttttttttgggtcacttaGCCAGTAGAACGCGTCTGAAGGGAGCACATTTTCTCTTTGTTGGTCCGGGCTGGAATGGTGCATAAAGATGACCTCATCCTTGAAGagggagaagctcatccattgTAGGAACTGGTTGCATTGTGCTGCCACCTACAGGGGGAAAAGGGAAGCTTCCAATACGCAAAATGATAGGCTCTGTTCCAGCTCCTGTAGCCATAGATTTAAACgcgtttttttgtgtatgtgtactCACAGTGGAACTGTTTTATACAAtaatacataatttatttttctatttaaatCTATTATGGAGggagggtggatcagctgttaaagcgtagggctcacagttctgtggacccgggttcaatcccgaccccgcctgtgtggagtttgcatgttctccccgcgaagagttttctccgggtattccggtttcctcccacatcccaaaaatatgcaacattaattagacactcataattgctcataggtgtgattgtgattccgattggttgtttgtctccatgtgccctgcaattggctggcaaccagttctggatgTCCTCcgccccctgcctgttgacagctgggataggctccgtccagcactccctgcaaccctcgtgaggattagcggcgaATAaattggatgggtggatggatctATTGCAAACTGATGGATATatgatggaaaaacatttacagtttgGTCCCACTAATCCAAAATGTGTCAGTCTTTATTTCCTTGTCTTGGCTGGCACTGTAAGTTATAATAGTAACGATAATACTAtaacgttgttgttgttgttttcctttcggcttgtccctttcaggatcgccacagcgtatcatctcagatgaacgcatatatatgtttggcacaatagCAACAAAAGCAAAACCCAACACATTgtgcttaaaaataaatacatgatacGTTCCCTCCTTTCAACACCAGGGGCCAGCAGCCAACTACTCTGCACGTGGGCTTAATTTGTTGAGATCAGCAATTTTGTTTCAATTAGCTTTTTGGACAtgatttattgaaaataaattcgGGGTGAACCTCCAAGGTTAAGCCTGGTTTCAAACAGCTCAGAATTAAACATATCACTGCGAAGAAAGCACTTTGGGGAGAAGTAATGACGTCAAAGtaagtccatttttttcccaattgaaTGTGTTATTGCTTTAATATGTTGGGCTTGGAATCCGTGGTCACGCCctgctgtgtggaatttgcatgttcgccGTAGTCTGGATGATGTGTGGCTAGTCTTGGTGCTATAAAGCTGGTATCCATGTGGTGTGTTGTGTTCTTGGGTATGTGAAGTACATCAATGTGTGAGGTAGCtcacatttggggaaaaaaaaataaaataaaaaatctgcaTGCGGCTTTATTATATACAGTTTACATAACTGGTTTTCAGAATTATGTATGGGAGTGTTTCTTGGTGGTTCTACGATCCCCCTCCATCCAGTACTTGTCCGTCTGCATCTCTGTGAGTCTGGAAACGGTCCGCTGGTAGGCAAAGATCTCCTCCTCGCCCGTGAAAAGGGACAGatgcgccgccgcctcctgaACAGAACAACGCAGGGATACGAAACGCTGCACGGACGACCGCAGACGGGACAAAAAAACGAGAGAGGAAACTCTGAAACACATGGAGGAATCGTGCTCGCACCTCCTTCAGGCCCAAGTCGTCCAAGAGCTGTTGGTCCCGCTCATCCTCTCCTCCCGTGTGGACAAACAACCGATCTAACGGCGCTGCGGCCTGTAGCACCACCCTCACCTGTCGGAAAATATTggatttctttttattcactgATGGTTATATTTCTgtgaatattcatccatccattttatttgccgcatatcctcacgagggacgcgggggagtgctggagcctatcccaactgtcaacgggcaggaggccaatcgcagggcacatagagacaaacaaccaatcggaatcacaatcacacctatgagcaattatgagtgtcgaattaatgttgcatgtttttgggatgtgggaggaaaccggaatgcccggagaaaacggggggaacatgcaaactccacacaggcgtggccgggacctcagaactgtgaggccaacgttttaccagcatgatccaccatgccgcctcttaTGTGAATATGTTACTTCAAATATTAAATGGCCTTAGTTTTCATAGTTTTAATGAAtcgagctgtattttttttttctttatgtgccctgtaattggctggcaacaagttagctggaataagctccagctATAAATTGGCAAGCAGTGCCCCCTACAGGACAAAGTTGGTGTAACATCAGCTGCTCAACCACTACACCAGGAGTTATGTTTTCCAGTCTAAAATctaattgaatgttttttttgttgttttttttttattattatttttttttttttaggttttagaAGCCCTGCTCGATCAGCCCGAACACCTTATTATCGTAGAGGTTGTCGACGAGGGTGGTGAAGCGCCTGACTTGGTCCTTCGCACGCAGCGTCAGCATGGGAACGCGCCGGATGAACACAACGTCGAAGACCCGCGCCAACGCCAGGTAGTCGCTGGCGCCGAgagactggggaaaaaaaaaaaacacgtgatgTGGAGAAAGCACGTTAGGAGTTGTGCCAAATTACAAGTTCAATGCGAAAAAGCCACCTTATTGTTtatgtctttttaatcttctcTGCCGTCCAAGACGGCCGCGCGAAAGAAAAAGGACGCCAGACATCGATCAAGAGCGAATGACAAGACACACGCCGCAGACAAAACCCGGCCCATCTATTCAGCGGAACGTCAAGAGAATTCCTTTTTGGCATTGAGCAGAAAATTGGCTGTCGGTGGAGGGGAAAGTCTGACACAATGCGTACGAAAGCGCGCGCGGGCATTAAGGAGCTACTCTTTATGTTGCCAGTTGTGGAGAGGATTTCGTCAATAACGAAGGACCTCGGTGTGCGCGAGTTGCTGGTTAAAGTGAGAGATTTGCTGATGTTACCTTTAGTTTTGTGCGACAAGCTGTTTAATGAAGGCAAAAGAGTCTGGAAAACAAAGCGCGGAGTCAGCGGCAGGGGGGCACAACTTACATGTGGAGTTGTAAATGTCTTTACCTGGACGTGGCATCTGTAGAGCTGAAGTTTAAACCTAAAAAGTGTTCCATCCATTCTCCGTCAACATGTACAGGAAATTACTAattcaaaaatgtcaaactaaATGTAAGATTACAGTCCTGCTCCTCATGCGAAATGCAAAATAGTCTGCAGAATCTATCTTATGCGtagaatgactaatattagtGCCGCACTGATGAGCGAGGGAGAAGACTGGGCGCGCCAAAGAACGGTACATGTGTTAATCTGTTTTATACTGTCATGAGGCGGCCAGGGTGGGCACACCAGAAGGATTAGCATATAATTGATgcagtgtgacaaaaactgtttgatttttcatttttttcatttttattatgccATGACTGCTGAAGGTGGCAGTGTGTtaggcgttggcctcagagttctgaggtcccaggttcaatcccggagctgcctgtgtggaatttgcatgttctccctgcgcctgcgtgggttttctccgggtactccagtttcctcccacattccaaaaaaatgcaacgttaattggacactctaaattgccccaaggtgtgattatgagtggctgttgttcgtctctatgtgccctgcgactggctggcaaccagttccggttGTACAGCGCCTCCTGccctgttgacggctgggataggctccagcactcacgcgacccttgtgaggataaatgccaaaaaatggatggatggatgactgttgAATGTGCAGTTTAATGGAGGGCTATTTTTCCTGATAAAGACACACATAACTATTCatgctgttttttgggggaggggggctggaacggattaatggcatttccattcatttcaacaggaaaagatgatttgagatatagGCGTGATCACGAAGCACAAACTTCtctctcaaggcaccactccacatataaaaatgtttgttaatttttttttcaagaatcttcTCATTAAAAGTAGGTATACAAATGATGCCATCATTCTAATTAACACCATCCATCTAATAGATGGCCAATCATTTCTGCAGTTGACTAAATTTAAACCACTGGACACAATATaatgcacgggtgtcaaactcatttttctcacgggccacattgtcgttccggtttccctcagagggccgttatgactgtggaacaaaaatatttaatcatctcatcgtaGTTATGTCATCAATACATGAACTAGTTTTgtcatcagaaatcaaggacaatgtgtttttcaactattcacgtttggtaacacaaaaatgcttgtcatatctcaactttatcatttatcacatatgacaatttgaaattttggtacggattttTACAAGAACCGTGGAAATTGACTCtatagatttggctttgcgggccacataaaatcatgcggcgggccagatctggccccgggccttgagcttGACAACTGTGACATAAGGGAATACTGTAGTACTTAAAGTGGCGAATATTCTGCATCAGCTTTTATTTTCTGAATGATCTTAAAACATAAATCAATCTTTGCTCTGTGTGTTGATGTATTAGGCAAATCGCGTTAAACGACTCACTCTGCCGCGCAGCTCGTGGAAAGTGCAGTCCGCGACGGAGCCGCAGGTCTTCGCCAGCCTCACTTGCCTGCCCAGCACGGTGAGCACCCGAGGACCGGCGGCTGCGGAAACACACCCCCGTCCCGTCAGGTATTTcattattcattttgtttttgtgcgtcGTGCTGAAACTATATTGCAAAATACTGTGTACTGCAAATTATAGTCAACTGCATATGCCTACAGTAGTGCTTTGCCGTGCTCGCTAGCGAGTGTTGAAGGTTTACTCGCAATGTTAAcgtaaaaacaaagagaattacacttGGTGAATTTAAAACAGCCCCATAACTTTGCTTTAGAGAAAGcagtttagcttaatgctaataagACAAAATACCATGGACGGGCTAACGAACAGTATTAATTTGATGTTTGATAAGCCTTTAATCgactgatatttgaacaccaatGGTGGCGCAACAATAGTAGACAATATAAcctaatttccggcccatacaCTGCGTCTTTCCACACGCTtgaggcttatgcggtgatgtggctaatttgtgcaattttttttctaacggccacaagggggcactcgagcggaaaaggtgagagtgagaccggtggaatatatgtgccgaggaagtaacttttctctgtccggccctgttagcgccgcgcgagcgtgttactgccgtgtctcagtgatattcaccggtatgttttttttttaaccggcactgttagcgcaggggaactagcgttaaactctctgtgtaccatcttttgttgtcaatatttcatgtttcaatgttggtttcaatgtgggcacttgcggcttttacacggctgcggcgtatgtttgtaccaaagggtatttcctttacaaatgtactgggtgaggcttataaccaggcgcgctTTGCAGGCTGGGAATTGTGGTAACAATACTCTcaagcatatattctttatcctctgcaaagaatgactaaCATACTTATCATGCAATTGTGCCCATCTCCGTGTATATTCATATTTATGTATTATGCCAGTAAATGGTGAAGGCCCActcaccagaaggagcagcacaatgttcaTTGAAATGCAGAAGAAATGtggcacaaaatgtaatccacatTCTACTTCATTGTTGGGTCTCAAGGCAACCACGATCGATGCTAACGTTAAAATGCGGTGTCCTGGCTCTGGTCCGCTAAAAATTGAAGTTGCGGTCCTATCTTATGAGGCATCTTTatggatttcaaaataaaagtaaaaagtacaattcCAACTTAACTATTCACTAGAGACATTTGAACCGATGATCTTCCTTACGGCTATTTTGGGCGAAAGCCAGCTCGTCGAACATCGCGTCCAAGGCGGCGTCTGCACCGGGCTCTCCCGTCCTGCGCACACAAACGCGGGGCCAATAAAGAGCTAATACAATATGAAATTAATAATGCCGAAGTGGCAACATCAAACACGAGCAGCGACGAGCGCAGGGAAAGAGCAGGCTACTTATCTTTTTACTTCATGGGGTGGGTTATTGGACACTAAATACATGCATTAGCCAGTTGCATGCACATCCAAATGAGGCGTGTTTGCATTATTAAATACCGAGTGATGCGCTGTATTTACATAAATGCAAAAAGTGGAGAGCACTTGAGAATGTTGTGTTGATAACAGAGAAATTTACCTTTTAACGCTCCCATCCCACTGACTCCACTTTCGCTCTTGGGATGACGGCGACTTTATCACCCTCAATCCCTCCTTTTCCTGCACTATTTGCTCTCGCtataaaaagtcgacacaccccaAGTTTCTGTGATGGACTAGAACATCGGAACCATATTTTGGGTTGATCAGAGACACTTTAAATGGCAAGTTTATGGCGCCTCCCCTGTTATTATGAGGGTGTGCGGACTGATGCAACCACagttcatttgtgtttttttcttcacttcttctcTTGAAAATACTTTCATTCTTCTTCAATCTAGTTGCACGGCTGGAAAAAGGTTTTGAGATGATTTTTCTGTATCTTGATCTCATCTTTTGTTGTACAAAATCCCAGATTTTTATATGCAATGTACAATTACCTTATTTGCATGTGATTAGTGCAGAGTGACATCTGCGCTTCATTTGACAAGGAAATGAGGCGTAGCCCCCccaagcccccccaaaaaacgtacatggaaataataataatgggcaTTTGGCTTTTACAAGAAGAAACGTTTCCCTGGTCCAGTCTTGTGCAGCCTCCTGTAGTCCACACCCGAGTTGAGGCAGATGGTGTGGCAGTACTCCTgtgcacatgcaaaaaaataatgttgtattTTAGAATTATACTCAGAAATTATAATTATTCATCCactttttttgccgcttatcctcacgagggtcgcagggagtgccggagcctatcctcgctgtcaacgggcaggaggcggggtacaccctgaactggttaccagccaatcgcagggggctcagaatcacaccttggggcaatttagagtgtccaattaatgttgcatgtttttgtggatgtgggaggaaaccggggtgcccggagaaagcccacgcaggcacggggggaacatctatagtccacacaggcgggtccgggatcgaacccgggtcctcagaactgtgaggccaacgctttaccagccgagccccaccgtgctgctagAAATGCTAATTAGCATAATCGAAATCATCCCACAGCAGCGGcatgcacaaaaaaaggaacaaaacacgttttttttgttgcacgtaataataatttgaaaacaattgacattttctggtctcatttttttttaatttcagtgtTTGTGTCGATCAATACTTATCATTTTATGCTCAAGGCATAATTGTTGATAGAGCATTTTTTGTGGGACCGCGTGTCATGTACCTGATGAGTCAAGCCATTATGAAAACACAgacatgtatttattattcatttgatggaatacattttttgaagTGCAATTGTATTCAttacagctggaaagtgttggcctcgcagtgcTGGAGACCCGGGTTCGGTCCCGgcactccctgtgtggagtttgcgtgttctccccatgcctgcgcgggtttcctccgggcactcccgtttcttcccacattccaaaaaacatgcaacatttattggacactctaaattgcccctaggtgtgattgtgagtgcgattggctggcaactacttcaggctgtaccccgcctcctgtccgttgacagctgggataggctccagcactccctgcgacccttgtgaggataagcggtgaagaaaatggatggatggatgtattaattACATCAATTATTTCAGTCTATTTCTATTTATGAATTGTAAACAACTTCCCTGTCGTAGTGCTAACAGGCCCGCTATTTATCTGAAACATTTAATCAGGCAGAATATTaactgaaaaactaaaaaatgatTAGGTTCTTCCATTGTAAAATTCATTGAATAGCTGACCACAATgagaaaaatcataaaaaatatgaaGCGGAAATACACAACATTTTGCGTTGTGCCGACCATACCCCAAACTCTATTTGTCACTTTTCATTTATTCCCAGATGACCCATCATCTCCAACTCTTCCACCTTTTTCCGCTTCATTGTGCAAAGAGCGGAGGACCCCCGCGGCCCCTCCGAAAATGCGCGGCGTCTTCCTCGGTCCGACAAAACGGAAAACAAGCAACGGAGGAATGGATTGCGCGGCGACAACAACAGAGCGCAACGCGTCGCCTCCATTCTTCCCGGCCGCCATTCAAAGCGCCCAACCTGTAATACGCGGTTCAAACTTTCCCGGCGCGGCGTACAATGTCAACAGGATTCACGCCAGGGAGGACGGCGCAAACCGTAATCATCATCCCCGCTATTCTTCGCCGAGAAAAGACGGGAATTACTGCGCCTCGGTCTCATCAATGCCATCAGGGCGGACCGGCTGAGCGCTCGACGGCGCGTTCTGAAATCAGCAAATTTCTGCCACTGGCCTCCTTCAGCCGCGGGGATAATTAGCAATCATCATAAAGCAAGAGGCCGGAAATACGCCATTCTTCGCCGCTGTCAACTTTTATATCAGCGCGTCCGCTCCGAGCCAATTGGCGGAATCGGGCTTAATAACAACCTGGCGGAGTCGCCCTCCCCCTCGCTCGCACAAAAGGGACTTGTCATTCCGTCGACCCGCCGCGACCCCGCCGACGCCTGCGAAATAAGGGGAAGAAGGTAGGGAGACGTCACAATCATTAGAACCCGGCGCTATTGTCTTCGGCCTCCCTTTATCAACTCGCCGCGGAGGTGCGCAAATAACAGCGAGGGAAGGACGAGGCACTGGAAAACACAATCAGCCGTGATGATTCGCCGCGTTATTTATAATCAGATGAGGCCCAGGCCACGCGGGTCATTACTTGATTATCCGTCTCGAGGGCTTTTGTCACATCCTCCGAGATTTAATCCGCCTACGCGTCGCCGGCTCCCCGGCACGCCCGGCCGCCGCCACGCTTCCCCTCGCGGGCTGGCTTTCGTTTTGAAATGAGCCGTTGAGGGGTGACGAGAAACAAAAGCTCGGTCAAGTTCTTGCGAGAGTTTACGAAGGAATCCTGCaaaatcaaaaaaacaaaaaaacctcaatttCATCCGGAAATCAAACAGTTTTGGacgaaatgtgacaaaaatgtgacaataGGCTTC
This genomic window from Syngnathoides biaculeatus isolate LvHL_M chromosome 23, ASM1980259v1, whole genome shotgun sequence contains:
- the afg1lb gene encoding lactation elevated protein 1 homolog B isoform X2, with product MLIVSRKGRTPALQQMKNLLMRKKMLHHPRLKGSTYTGMLARGRPCSWICFTAGCTTATKSESTSTRSCWTSTKVSVLLPVQHDDDGNFDSRIHRRKQSLPRRKLGRMFTYDPISPVAVEIAHETCLLCFDEFQVTDIADAVILRQLFQTLFETGVVVVATSNRAPDDLYKNGLQRDTFLPFIDVLKEYCHTICLNSGVDYRRLHKTGPGKRFFLTGEPGADAALDAMFDELAFAQNSPAGPRVLTVLGRQVRLAKTCGSVADCTFHELRGRSLGASDYLALARVFDVVFIRRVPMLTLRAKDQVRRFTTLVDNLYDNKVRVVLQAAAPLDRLFVHTGGEDERDQQLLDDLGLKEEAAAHLSLFTGEEEIFAYQRTVSRLTEMQTDKYWMEGDRRTTKKHSHT